One Brassica napus cultivar Da-Ae chromosome C2, Da-Ae, whole genome shotgun sequence DNA window includes the following coding sequences:
- the LOC111213348 gene encoding protein EXORDIUM-like 3: protein MHSVPVILTLTVLTVLLTSTVQVIGWRPYPPKTNGSDQIFDASKKYEGSSNLVRLRYHMGPVLTNNITVHPIWYGTWQKSQKKIIREFINSISAVGSKHPSVSGWWKTVQLYTDQTGSNISATVRLGEEKNDRFYSHGKSLTRLSIQSVIKSAVASRSRPLPVNPKGGLYLLLTSDDVYVQDFCGQVCGFHYFTFPSIVGFTLPYAWVGNSAKFCPGVCAYPFAVPAFIPGIKPVKSPNGDIGVDGMISVIAHEIAELATNPLVNAWYAGADPVAPVEIADLCEGIYGTGGGGSYTGQMLNDDRGATYNVNGIRRRYLIQWLWNHVVSYCTGPNKLD, encoded by the coding sequence atgcattCAGTTCCAGTGATCCTCACTCTCACTGTACTTACAGTGCTCTTAACATCAACGGTGCAAGTCATCGGATGGCGTCCATACCCTCCCAAAACCAACGGCTCCGATCAAATCTTCGACGCTTCAAAGAAATACGAAGGCTCATCGAATCTCGTCCGCCTCCGTTACCACATGGGCCCAGTCCTCACCAACAACATCACCGTCCACCCAATCTGGTACGGCACGTGGCAAAAATCCCAGAAGAAAATCATCCGTGAGTTCATTAACTCAATCTCAGCCGTTGGATCCAAACACCCCTCCGTCTCCGGTTGGTGGAAAACCGTACAGCTCTACACTGACCAAACCGGATCTAACATTTCCGCTACGGTTCGTTTAGGCGAAGAGAAAAACGACCGTTTCTATTCCCACGGCAAGTCCTTAACCCGGTTATCGATCCAGTCCGTGATAAAATCCGCCGTCGCTTCCAGGTCCCGGCCGTTGCCGGTGAATCCCAAAGGCGGTCTCTATCTCCTCCTCACCTCCGACGACGTCTACGTTCAAGATTTCTGCGGCCAGGTTTGCGGATTTCACTACTTCACGTTCCCGTCGATCGTTGGATTCACGTTGCCGTACGCCTGGGTCGGGAACTCGGCGAAGTTTTGTCCCGGAGTTTGCGCGTATCCCTTCGCCGTACCGGCGTTTATTCCGGGGATTAAACCGGTGAAGTCGCCGAACGGTGATATTGGTGTGGATGGGATGATAAGTGTGATCGCTCACGAGATTGCTGAGCTGGCAACGAATCCGTTGGTTAACGCTTGGTACGCAGGAGCTGACCCGGTGGCTCCGGTCGAGATAGCGGATCTTTGCGAGGGTATTTATGGTACTGGAGGTGGTGGTTCGTACACAGGACAGATGTTGAACGATGATCGTGGTGCCACGTATAATGTTAACGGGATCCGACGGCGGTATTTGATCCAGTGGTTATGGAACCACGTGGTTAGTTACTGTACCGGACCCAATAAGCTTGATTAG